CAATTAATCCCCATTTATCAACAGCTAGTCTCATTGACCCTTTAAACATATCAATCTTTGCATTACGGATAATCACTGTGGTATCAGGTTTCATCAAGTCAACTGCaaaataatcataatcatcacAATTGGCATCAACAGTTCACCGCAAAATAATACAGAGTACTATACAACAAGTAGCTCAAAACAAGATATCAAAAATATAGCAACTTCGACCGAAATAAGATCGTCAACTAAACTGTAAAGGTTTAAAACAGGACGCATACAAACATATTGCAATATAAATGTTGTCAATCAAAACCATTTTTAAACCATTACAAATCAACCGTCATTACGAAAACCATCCAACTTAACCAGCATATTACGCGATTCTTATTAAAAGAGTACTCAGTATAATCAATTTTATGCTAAGTAATAGTCTTTTTAAACCAATCAATTCAAACATCAGATATCACATATACTGAATATATGAATATATCACAGCACTGCACAAACACAAATTACAAATATACCTCCATATTTCATATGTAAACAACCTACATACTACATAGCATACAATAACATACaataatatgtgtgtgtgtgtgtatatatataacaaatttataGATTAAAATGTAAATTGAACAGACCTTGAGCGTTACGAGCAGTGAAAAGAATGGTGCCAGTTTCGTCACCAATAAGACACTCAGCAATACGAGTTTGAGCAGAGCCAGTTCGGCTGTTAAACGACGACGTATTACGACCTTTTTTATCTAAGACGGTTGTGGATGACAGCACTTTAACGGCGAGATTGTTGCCGTTAGTTCCAGGTTTCAGTTCACTCACTTTCAAAAACACCGGCTTCCGTTTCACAATTCCGGAAACTGGTTGTTGATTCTTCATCTCCGCCGCTGTTTCTGCCATCGCCGCCGTAAAATGAATACAGATTTTAGTTTTTCAGTGAGTggcaaaaccctaaccctaaatagaTATGGAGTACAAATGAGGAGGATTGTTTTTTTTTTCGAGGGGTTTTGGGGATTTTAGGTTTGGGAGAGTTTACACTTTGGTACCTTCAGGATTGTAACTGACCTATTTTGGTCACTTAACAAATGTAATTTTTCTAATCAAAAGGTAAATTCAGAAAATTTTATGttagttttttttttaacggcggttAGATGTTACTGACGGAAGTCCGAACGCATTGTCGGAACTCATCGACCCGATCATTTCATGGAACAAACTATTCGCCCCTCAAAGCAAACCCCTACGGCAAATCCATACGAACATCGCGTGTGGTAAAACCTCTTCCGGTGA
This genomic stretch from Rutidosis leptorrhynchoides isolate AG116_Rl617_1_P2 chromosome 11, CSIRO_AGI_Rlap_v1, whole genome shotgun sequence harbors:
- the LOC139874260 gene encoding uncharacterized protein At4g28440-like, with amino-acid sequence MAETAAEMKNQQPVSGIVKRKPVFLKVSELKPGTNGNNLAVKVLSSTTVLDKKGRNTSSFNSRTGSAQTRIAECLIGDETGTILFTARNAQVDLMKPDTTVIIRNAKIDMFKGSMRLAVDKWGLIEVTEPATFTVKEDNNLSLVEYELVNVVEE